The Dromaius novaehollandiae isolate bDroNov1 chromosome 5, bDroNov1.hap1, whole genome shotgun sequence genome window below encodes:
- the EMC7 gene encoding endoplasmic reticulum membrane protein complex subunit 7 isoform X2 codes for MAASGGVTSVVLLWLVVSLLSDDAWGSEAVGAAESSGGAGPGERFKIEGRAVVPGVKPQDWIAGARVLVDGEEHVGFLKTDGSFVVHDIPSGSYVVEVISPAHKFEPVRVDITSKGKMRARYVNYIKTSEVVRLPYPLQMKSSGPPSYFIKRESWGWTDFLMNPMVMMMVLPLLIFVLLPKVVNTSDPDMRREMEQSMNMLNSNHELPDVSEFMTRLFSSKSSSKSGSSSSKAGKSGAGKRR; via the exons ATGGCGGCTAGCGGCGGCGTCACGTCGGTGGTGCTGCTCTGGCTGGTCGTGTCGCTGCTATCCGATGACGCCTGGGGCTCGGAGGCGGTTGGGGCGGCGGAGTCGTCGGGCGGCGCGGGCCCTGGGGAGCGGTTTAAGATCGAGGGCCGGGCCGTGGTGCCGGGGGTGAAGCCGCAGGACTGGATCGCGGGGGCCCGGGTGCTGGTGGACGGGGAGGAGCACGTCGGCTTCCTCAA GACAGATGGAAGTTTTGTGGTTCATGATATACCTTCTGGATCTTACGTAGTGGAAGTTATATCCCCTGCTCATAAATTTGAACCGGTTCGAGTTGACATAACTTCGAAAGGCAAAATGAG AGCAAGGTATGTAAATTACATCAAAACTTCTGAAGTTGTCAGACTGCCATACCCACTTCAGATGAAATCTTCTGGACCTCCTTCATACTTTATAAAGAGGGAATCTTGGGGGTGGACAGATTTCCTCATGAACCCTATG GTGATGATGATGGTTCTTCCATTACTGATATTTGTGCTATTACCTAAAGTTGTCAACACCAGTGATCCTGACATGAGACGG GAAATGGAGCAGTCAATGAACATGCTGAATTCCAACCACGAGCTGCCGGACGTCTCTGAATTCATGACAAGACTTTTCTCTTCAAAATCTTCCAGCAAGTCTGGTAGTAGCAGCAGTAAAGCAGGGAAAAGTGGTGCTGGAAAAAGGAGGTAG
- the EMC7 gene encoding endoplasmic reticulum membrane protein complex subunit 7 isoform X1: MAASGGVTSVVLLWLVVSLLSDDAWGSEAVGAAESSGGAGPGERFKIEGRAVVPGVKPQDWIAGARVLVDGEEHVGFLKRSQRPVLWWESVVLTDGSFVVHDIPSGSYVVEVISPAHKFEPVRVDITSKGKMRARYVNYIKTSEVVRLPYPLQMKSSGPPSYFIKRESWGWTDFLMNPMVMMMVLPLLIFVLLPKVVNTSDPDMRREMEQSMNMLNSNHELPDVSEFMTRLFSSKSSSKSGSSSSKAGKSGAGKRR, translated from the exons ATGGCGGCTAGCGGCGGCGTCACGTCGGTGGTGCTGCTCTGGCTGGTCGTGTCGCTGCTATCCGATGACGCCTGGGGCTCGGAGGCGGTTGGGGCGGCGGAGTCGTCGGGCGGCGCGGGCCCTGGGGAGCGGTTTAAGATCGAGGGCCGGGCCGTGGTGCCGGGGGTGAAGCCGCAGGACTGGATCGCGGGGGCCCGGGTGCTGGTGGACGGGGAGGAGCACGTCGGCTTCCTCAA GCGTTCACAACGGCCAGTCCTGTGGTGGGAGTCTGTAGTGCT GACAGATGGAAGTTTTGTGGTTCATGATATACCTTCTGGATCTTACGTAGTGGAAGTTATATCCCCTGCTCATAAATTTGAACCGGTTCGAGTTGACATAACTTCGAAAGGCAAAATGAG AGCAAGGTATGTAAATTACATCAAAACTTCTGAAGTTGTCAGACTGCCATACCCACTTCAGATGAAATCTTCTGGACCTCCTTCATACTTTATAAAGAGGGAATCTTGGGGGTGGACAGATTTCCTCATGAACCCTATG GTGATGATGATGGTTCTTCCATTACTGATATTTGTGCTATTACCTAAAGTTGTCAACACCAGTGATCCTGACATGAGACGG GAAATGGAGCAGTCAATGAACATGCTGAATTCCAACCACGAGCTGCCGGACGTCTCTGAATTCATGACAAGACTTTTCTCTTCAAAATCTTCCAGCAAGTCTGGTAGTAGCAGCAGTAAAGCAGGGAAAAGTGGTGCTGGAAAAAGGAGGTAG